A DNA window from Micromonospora sp. NBC_01739 contains the following coding sequences:
- a CDS encoding LON peptidase substrate-binding domain-containing protein yields MNARLPVFPLATVLFPGLVLPLHIFEERYRALVRRLMAQPEGTPREFGVVAIRSGWEVAPAPGRVLAGRGELTLHEVGCSAELRQVTELADGGFDIVTVGRRRFRIEQLDNAAEPYLTAEVSWLPEPTGPDEAANLLASRVIAVFREYLGLMRTEAGQLTEQLPEDPTVLSHLVAATAALTVADRQRLLAIDDTTARLRAELTLLNREAALLRQVRAVPVPLAELAKPPPAPN; encoded by the coding sequence GTGAACGCACGGCTGCCGGTGTTCCCGCTCGCCACGGTGCTCTTTCCCGGGCTGGTGCTGCCACTGCACATCTTCGAGGAACGCTACCGGGCCCTGGTCCGACGCCTGATGGCCCAGCCCGAGGGCACCCCACGCGAGTTCGGGGTGGTGGCCATCCGCAGCGGCTGGGAGGTGGCCCCCGCCCCCGGCCGGGTCCTCGCGGGCAGGGGGGAGTTGACCCTGCACGAGGTGGGTTGCAGCGCGGAGCTACGACAGGTCACCGAGTTGGCCGACGGTGGTTTCGACATCGTCACCGTGGGACGGCGCCGGTTCCGGATCGAGCAGCTCGACAACGCGGCCGAGCCCTACCTGACCGCCGAGGTGAGCTGGCTGCCCGAGCCGACCGGCCCGGACGAGGCGGCGAATCTGCTGGCCTCCCGGGTGATCGCGGTCTTCCGGGAATACCTCGGCCTGATGCGCACCGAGGCCGGTCAGCTGACCGAGCAGCTGCCGGAGGACCCGACCGTGCTCTCCCATCTGGTGGCCGCGACGGCCGCACTGACCGTGGCGGACCGGCAGCGACTGCTCGCGATCGATGACACGACCGCCCGGCTGCGCGCCGAGCTGACCCTGCTCAACCGCGAGGCGGCTCTGCTGCGCCAGGTGCGGGCGGTTCCGGTGCCGCTGGCGGAGTTGGCCAAGCCCCCGCCGGCCCCGAACTGA
- a CDS encoding DUF2567 domain-containing protein, which produces MSPETPAVEPPVPAASAAPQAPADPPRRGVRVGLVAVFVLALLGVPLGLLWAVISPATPVVKTANGAVYGEPQPEQPVAADGWFSLLGLAFGVLAGLALWIVLRRRRGPFGLVVAVAGALAAALVAWQVGRRIGLGSYERLLATAPEGTAFTKPADLRAGGIEMVLGVLPLPYGNLLLPAFGAVVTYTMLAGWSQWPSLRPEPEPEPEPDLTLPPGYPPGGPGPWPAGPGAVGGYPPPPAPGAYPPPPAPGGPPPPSGGFAPGAPAAGGVSSGPAGAWPTPPAAPEPPAPGAAEPPRG; this is translated from the coding sequence GTGAGTCCGGAGACACCCGCCGTCGAACCGCCCGTACCGGCCGCCTCGGCTGCCCCCCAGGCACCGGCCGACCCACCCCGCCGCGGCGTACGGGTGGGACTGGTGGCCGTGTTCGTACTGGCCCTGCTCGGGGTGCCGTTGGGGCTGCTGTGGGCGGTGATCTCCCCGGCCACCCCGGTGGTCAAGACCGCCAACGGCGCCGTCTACGGCGAGCCTCAGCCGGAGCAGCCGGTCGCCGCCGACGGCTGGTTCAGCCTGCTCGGCCTGGCCTTCGGGGTGCTCGCCGGGCTGGCCCTGTGGATCGTGCTGCGCCGCCGCCGGGGCCCCTTCGGGCTGGTCGTGGCGGTGGCCGGGGCGTTGGCCGCGGCGCTGGTCGCCTGGCAGGTCGGCCGCCGCATCGGGCTGGGCAGCTACGAACGTCTGCTGGCCACCGCACCGGAGGGCACCGCCTTCACCAAGCCGGCCGATCTGCGGGCCGGTGGAATCGAGATGGTCCTCGGGGTGCTACCCCTGCCGTACGGCAACCTGCTCCTGCCGGCCTTCGGCGCCGTCGTGACGTACACCATGCTGGCGGGCTGGTCCCAGTGGCCCTCGCTGCGCCCGGAGCCGGAGCCGGAGCCGGAGCCCGACCTGACCCTGCCGCCCGGCTACCCGCCCGGTGGACCCGGCCCCTGGCCGGCCGGGCCGGGCGCGGTGGGCGGCTATCCGCCACCGCCCGCTCCGGGCGCCTACCCGCCACCGCCTGCCCCGGGCGGCCCGCCACCGCCCTCCGGCGGGTTCGCGCCGGGGGCGCCGGCGGCCGGTGGGGTCAGTTCGGGGCCGGCGGGGGCTTGGCCAACTCCGCCAGCGGCACCGGAACCGCCCGCACCTGGCGCAGCAGAGCCGCCTCGCGGTTGA